The sequence CGGATCAGCAGGTCAATGATCTCATTAGAACCATTTCCGAGGACGATTGCAGACTCGGGGACCTGCAAATGCGTACTCAGCCGTTTGCGCAGGTAGAAACCACTGCCGTCGGGGTAGCGGTGCAGATTCTGCAGATGACTTTGAATGGCTGCAATTGCCAGGGGGGAAGGCCCCAGTGGATTTTCATTGGAAGCGAGTTTGATGGAGCCTGATATGCCATATTCACGCTCGAGTTCTTCAATGGGTTTTCCAGGAGGATATGGTTTCAGTTGAGCGATGTTTTCAGGTACATGAAGTCCCATAACATTCTTTTGCCAACCAGAGATTGCAGGCAGCCCACAAATGGGCTTCTGACAGCAAGACTAGGATGCGGATTAGTAGTCAGGCGAGCAAAGGGAGGAATGAAATAGATCATACAATCGACAAGGTTTTTGCCCGTCAGCACGCTGGGTCGACTCGTTCCATGCTGCCTTTTGATTCTGTCAATGTCGCTCGCAGATGCTAGTCTCTGGGGTGTCTGCCAATCATTCGCACTTTGACTGCTGCTGGTTGGTGTAGCCACTCTCCTTCCATTTTCCTGATATTGCAGACTTTGCAACGCCTGCAGCCACGCGCTATATATCGCACTTTTTCTGCAAAGGCAACTGTTAAGTAAAGGTGCACGCTAAGAGGCTGCAAGGTGGAGGTCCCTGGTCGAGTGGGCTGAACGGGCGGTCAAGGATGAGCGGCACGCCACGGGTTTCCGGCTGTGCTCGCTAAATATACTGATCGGCCATCTCTTTTATGAAGAGGTTCACCTGTTCCGGCTCATCGAGATTCCACTGGCGTATGGCCTGTTCGATTTTTGCCCTGAGGGTGTGGTCTTCCAGATCGTTGAGGCTGCGATAGGCGCCGCCCCATCTGCCCACCTTGAAGAGCAACCGCTCTTCCTCGGGCAATGCCAGATAACGATCGGCAACCGCCAACATTTTCTCTTTGTCTACAGGCATGGTTCCGCAGATCTCTTCCAGGAGATTCATTATGTGGTCAGAAGTGATGGTTGAGGTGATGCCGTCCAATGTCTCAATAAACAGGCGGATCTCACGAACCACTGCATCATCGTCGAGAAGCTCCAGTTCAGCGGCTTCAACCTTCTGATAGAGCGGCGTAGTCTTGGGGACCCGCAATGAGCGCAGCCGAATATAGTCGGGGTTGATCTGGTTGAGCACCTCTCCGGTGGCGACAGCATGCTCCCGCCACCAGGTCTTACCCCCCAGACCAGGCATGACATACTCGGAGAGAGTTATCCCAGCCTGCCGCACCATGCGGCCCGCCTCTATGTGCTCAGCGGCGGTACAGCCTTTTTTCATGAATCGCAGAACTGGATCATAGCCGCTTTCCAGACCTATGTGAATTCGGTCGAGGCCGGCCTCTTTGAGCATCTGTAAGTCTGCCAGCGTGCGTCTCGCCAGGGTGCTGGAGCGAGCATAGCTGGTGACTCGACGAATTCCCGGGATCTGAGTACGGAGATACCTGAGGATCTCTGCCAGCACCTGCGGCTTTAGGATCAGACTGTTGGCGTCCTGCAGAAAGACAGTGCCTTCGCCGTGGTAGAGCCAGATGGCCACCTGTCGATACAGGTAGTGGTAGTTTTTCGCCACCTGGAGCCTGGTCATCACTGCACTGCTGATTTTGCCTCCGAATCCCAGCTTCCAGGAAATCTCCTGGATCTCCTCCACCACTTGTCGCAGGGTATCGATCTCTTTCTTGATATCAGCTGTTGACCGGCGTGAGAACTGCGTTCCTTTGTATACTGGACAAAAGAGACACCTGTTCCAGGGACAATTGCGTGTAAGTCGCAAAAACAAACTCTTGCTCTCAGATGGCGGTCTTATGGGGCCCTGTTCTATCATTGCTCTCTTCCAGGCTAATATTTTACTGGCTCCTTTTCCATGAGAAGTTACCGCTTGAATGGTGGCGCATTGCCTCAACTCATCCTCGGTTTCACTTGATTATTGGCTCTACTTCTACTGGCAGGTCTCCGCCGCCCTCACCATCCGCCGAGTTGCATTTCAAGCAACTTCACTCGGGGGCTCACCGCCACAGGAGAAAAGCTCCAGCAGCGCCTGAGCCTATTTGACTCCTGCTTCATGTTGGTCTATAGAAATTACTCAATGCCATATTTTAACTGAACTAGTTAAACAAACAATTAGAATTTTACGCTGTTACCTTTTTGCATCTCAACAGGAGACCTCTGTGGACCTGAAAACACTTCTCACCACCTTTGGTCTTATCTTCCTTGCTGAACTCGGCGACAAAACCCAGTTTGCCGCACTTTGCCTTGCGGCTGACAACAAGTCCAGACTTTCTGTCTTCATCGGAGCTTCCCTGGCTCTGGTAACCAGTGCTCTGCTGGCTGTATTGCTGGGTGCCCTGGTGGCACGATGTTTCCCGCCCCATGTGGTGAAGACCGTAGCAGGGATTTTGTTTATCGCCATGGGCATATTTATGCTGGTAACTCGCTAGCGGTCAGGCCTGGGAGATCTGCTGAAGTGGAACCTCGCTCGCAGCCAGACAACCAGGTGCATGCCAAGCCGATACGCTACATAGACGAGCAGACAGCTCACGAGGAGCGCATAGAACAGCAAAATCAGCAGACCCACAAAGCCCAGGCCGCACATGGCGCCACCTTCTTTCTTGCCGCTCCAGCCAGGTAAAGAGACGGTTTAAAGTCTGCGGTGCAAAGCGCACGCTTGTATGTCAAATATCTGCCCCTGTTTATTATTGTCGATTCTGCAAGAGAAGCGTTGCCCAGCCCTGTTCAACTATGGGTTCACAAATTGTTGTCATTCTTGAAGGTATTGAGCGCAATACTTCCTCGAGTTTTGCAGTCAAGAAGCCACCCATGATTGCCCATTGATACCTATACAGCTCCGGCCTGCTGAGCAACTCCTGGAGGAAGTCAAAGTGGATGTTCACACAAAGAAGCTCTGCTTCAGGCAGGTTGTCTCTGGCATCGCCGCTGCGAACCACGATGCGGTCGGCGACCTTGTTCCTGCGGCAGTTCGCTCTAGCAGTAGAGACAGCCAGCGGATTTAAATCTATTGCTTCTACTCGAGTCGCACCCAGTTTGACCGCGCCTATTGCCAGGATGCCGGTGCCGGTGCCAAGATCCACTACTGTTGAAGGATTTTCATCCGCATACAATCTGGACAGGGCTTGCAAACACCCCCTGGTTGTGGGATGCAGTCCTGAGCCAAACATGACTCCAGGATCTATCAACAGGAGAATCTCCCCGGGAGCCAGGGAGACATTCTGCTTGCTGGTGATGATCTTGAAGCGGTCTACCTGGACCGGCTCCCTGACAGCAAGCTGCTGCCATTGTTTGTAGCGCATTTGATAGCGCCCGTTGAGGCGATATTCGGGGTGGGCCTCGAGAAAACTGCCTATTCTCTCTTCTGCCGGGGAGCCGAAAAAGAGGTAGGTGTAGTTTGCTTCCGGCCATACTCCCAAGAGATCCTCCAACTCTAGAGCGGCAGAGGGGCTTCCTCCTTGAAGTTCATAGATATAGAGATATTGCTCAGGGTGCAGGCGCGGTGTTGTCTTGTCTTGCATAGACAAAGGGTTACCTTCCAGAGTTAGAGGTGAGTGCCAGCGTCCTTATTCCCTTGAGCCCGCGAAACGGCACACCTGCCGCCACCTGAGACATCACCCCGGGCCCATCTTCCACAAGACTGCCACATACGGCCTGCAGGCCAAAGTCTAACAGCATTGAAGTCAGGGGGGTGGAAGGACCCAGCATGATCTTGAAACTCTCAGGTTTGCAGCAGGACATAATGCGGGTAAAGGTGTGGTTTATCAGGCAGCTGCCGCTCATTGCCACCACGTCCGCTCTGCCGAGCACCCGGTAGCCCTCCTCTTCAGTCAGGTCTCCAGGCAGGGGATTTTTTTCCATAACCCACATTTGCCGCACGAGTGGTCTGAAGCTGTTCACGAAGGGAAAATGCCCGACAAAAACCAGGTCTCTGCCTGCAGCCTCAGCAGCAATAATATCCTTGGCATTCACTTTTCGAGGCCCGGTGAGCGGCGCGGTGAGAAGCGAGTTGAGAGCTGCCATGCCCAGGCCAGCAAGCAACAAGTCGTTGTCCAACACCAGAGAAGCAACTTCTCGGGCACTGCGGCCAACAAAGTCTGCCAACTTCTGCTGAACTTGAGCAAGAGTCGATTTGTCAAGGCGGCAAAGGTTCGCTGCCAGTCCCACTTTCCTGGACTGGACCGCAAGGAGATGTCCGCCAAGGTGCAGGGCAGTTACCGGTTCATCGTATGCCAGCTGGTTCAAGAGTTGCTCTAACACTTCCATGAGGCAACTATATCTGGCACTAACACATCTGTCAAAAGTCAAAACTTGCCGCATGCCAGTGAGGTTTGTCAGGACACTGGAAATCTTGACATGTTAGATAGAGCTTCTGAAACGTCTGCCAGACAAGGTTCTATTTGACAAAGAGTGTCTGCTGGCATACATTGAGCGAAATTCTAGGAGGACGAATATGCCGATCTACGAATTTCGTTGCCTGCAATGTAACCACATTTTTGAGCTGCTTGCTGTCCGCCAGGACGATGCCAAAGAACTCAGATGCCCAGAGTGTAGTGGAACTGAAGTGGAGCGGGTCTTGAGCAGGGTAAGTTATCAGATGGGAATGAAAGCGACAGCAGGGGCCAGACCTAAAGTGACCAGCAAGTCCTGTTCCAGCGGCAGCTGCGCCACTATAGACATACCAGGACCAAGCCGTTAGTACAGGAGCGCTGACAATAGGGGCCACTTCTCGAGATTGATGTGGTTTTTGAGATGGGGCCCCAGGTGTAGTCAGGGCGAAATTTCTCGCAGGAATTCTTTGATAATTTTCTCGAAGTATGGGTTGCTCTCGGTGAACTGGATACCCATTCTTGCCTTGTTGCCGCCCAATTCTCGCAACCAGGCTATCTGGCCTGGAATCCGCATCATGGGCTTTCCTGGAAGGGTGAAGCCGAATATGAATTTACCGCCAATGGGGTGAGAGAGCTTGCTGAAACTCACAGTGTAGAGCTCGAGTCCTTTGCAGGTGGGAGCAAGATCAAGGAGCATACCCTTATAGCTGTCCTGACCGCTGAATGAATCATAACCTGTCTTCTTGGCGGGTAGATAGTCAACTTTGATGCGCAGGGCCTGCAAGGCCTTCCCCCGTCTCTGTTCTACTCCCCCCATGCTCGGTGCTTTCAGGCGTTTTGGCGCCAAGCGGGCCGTAAGTGCCGTGGTCTTGGTGAAGCGCAGAGCAAGGTCGCGAAGCAGCTTTTTGAAGGTGGGCGATAATTTATTGTATTCGGCCTCCAGTTTTTGTTGGTCCAGTACACCCACCTTGACCTGACCATTGGCTACTATAGAGGCGGATCGCTTCCCCTGCCTCTGAGCCAGAAAAGCTGCTTCGCCAAAAATATCCCCCTCTTCCAGAAGAGCAAGAGTCATGGGACCCTTCTCAGTGTTCTTGATAACCTTGGCCTGGCCCTCGAGCAGCACAAAGACAATATCTTGCGTCTCTTTGCCCTCTTGCAAAATATGCTCGCCATTCTGGTACTCGACTGTCCGGCTCAAATGCATGGCAGCTAAGCTCTCCCTTCTGCTCTAACCAGCGCAGTTCTAGTTCTCCCTCCAGCAGCCTGCTTTGTCGGTGGGCAAGGTCGCCTCCCTTTCTGCTGGCCTGCTCCCTTCGGGGCAGCTATCCGTCACCTTACCTAAAGAATTTTTTGATTGCAACGCTTACAGTAAACGGTAGTCAAACTGTTGACGAAGCCGCAGCTTTGACAAATTTTCCCTGAGACTTCGTCCTCCTGGGAAATCTTGGCGCCACAAGCTTCGCAGAAATCTGCATCAGGGGCAACATCAACACCGCAGTTTGTACATTTTTTCGGGCCAAGCCTGCTGCCGCACCTTTTACAAAAAAGCGCATCGCTGCTATTCAAAGTCCCGCACACCGAACACTGCATATGGTTATATCTCCGACAAGCGCATATTCACTCGAGCATCTTCAGGGTCAGGATGAAATAGACGAAGACTTTTACCGCATCTGTCTGTTAGCCCCAATTATACAGGAACTTGTTAGAGAGCGTCATCTCTTTTGTTCTACACCTGTCGCTGCGGAAATTCTTGCTCTCACAGCTTCCAGAGCCTGGCATTTTTTCCTGACAGTGACTTCTGGAGACGCCTGCAGAGGCAAGGCGCAGTAATCCAGAGGATCAGTTTCATAAACAAAGATTTCAGTCCGATCCAGGAAGCCGTCCCCGTCGCTGTCCACATTCTTCCATGAGGTGCCATAGAGCATATATTCCGCATAGTTGCTCAAGCCGTCACCATCAGCATCCCAGACCTTCATCCTTTTATTGAGATCATCAATCAATGCAGCCAGATGGGGAATATTCTTCCTCATGGCTCTCCAGTTCTCCTGGTCAACTTGAACCTGTATGGTGGCCAGCAGTCGGCTGATTTCTGCCACAGCTTCGGGGTCCAGGCTTGCCGCCCCCATCTTGCGGCACTCGCCAAACTGATAACGTGCCAGTCGGTAAGAGGCCAATGCAGCTTGCTGGCCCTGTCTGGTCTCACAGGTGGCATTACTCAAAAGGCACCACAATACCACCAGGACAGCAGCCACCAGCTGCCGACCACGAGTATTCCCGCTGCAGTACCGCCATATCGTCGTTTCCTTTTTGGGTGAGTCTATGAGAGCCCTCATTGCTGTTGAAAACCCAGTTCGAATGCCTTGAGGTTCATTTCCAGGAAAGATTTCTTGGTCTTCATTGTCAGCACTCGTTCTATTGCCTGCCTGTCAAAAGGTAGATCGCCATGCCGCAGCAAAGCCCCAAGAAGGACCATGTTGGCAGTCAACTCCGAGCCGGCATTCCTTGCAAGTTCAAGAGCATCAAGGGTGATCAGCCGTCCCACTCGGCGAGCCACCATGGACATCATCTCTTCAATATCAGGATAGTTGCTGCTGCTACTGCTTGCTATAGTGAAAGGCACCAGTGGGCTGGTGTTGGAGATTACCAGACTCTCTTCGTTACATTTGCGAACAGCTCTGAGAGTCTCCAGAGGCTCGAAACCTAACAGGACATCGGCCTCACCATCCGAGATAGTCGGGCTTTCTATCTTGCCCAGCAAAACTGCAGATTCGACCACTCCGCCGCGCTGGGCCATACCATGGATTTCACTTACTACCACGTGGACACCTACCAGGAGCGCCGCTTCGCCCAGAACGCGGGAGGCCAGCAATGTCCCCTGCCCTCCTACACCGGCGAAAAAGACGCGCCAACTTTCCCTGCCAAGTGCCTTCTGGTCTTGCTTCATCAGAAATCCTTTCCGGATGACTCATCTAGTTGGATTTTTTCCTCGGTTTCACTGCGTGGCATATTTGACTGCACACTGCGCAGCCATTGCACAATACCTCATCGATTGTAATTTTCACTCTGCCACTGGCATCGCACTCACAGGCAAATGCGGGACAGCCGAGTTCATCCAGGCAGCGTCGGCAATTGTCGCACTCTTCGGTGACCTCGAAAACAATTTGCTGCTTCTTCCCGGTAATTCGGCGTTCAAAGAGGGGACAGG comes from Deltaproteobacteria bacterium and encodes:
- a CDS encoding zinc ribbon domain-containing protein; this encodes MQCSVCGTLNSSDALFCKRCGSRLGPKKCTNCGVDVAPDADFCEACGAKISQEDEVSGKICQSCGFVNSLTTVYCKRCNQKIL
- a CDS encoding indolepyruvate oxidoreductase subunit beta yields the protein MKQDQKALGRESWRVFFAGVGGQGTLLASRVLGEAALLVGVHVVVSEIHGMAQRGGVVESAVLLGKIESPTISDGEADVLLGFEPLETLRAVRKCNEESLVISNTSPLVPFTIASSSSSNYPDIEEMMSMVARRVGRLITLDALELARNAGSELTANMVLLGALLRHGDLPFDRQAIERVLTMKTKKSFLEMNLKAFELGFQQQ
- a CDS encoding zinc ribbon domain-containing protein; amino-acid sequence: MPIYEFRCLQCNHIFELLAVRQDDAKELRCPECSGTEVERVLSRVSYQMGMKATAGARPKVTSKSCSSGSCATIDIPGPSR
- a CDS encoding TMEM165/GDT1 family protein produces the protein MDLKTLLTTFGLIFLAELGDKTQFAALCLAADNKSRLSVFIGASLALVTSALLAVLLGALVARCFPPHVVKTVAGILFIAMGIFMLVTR
- a CDS encoding 50S ribosomal protein L11 methyltransferase: MQDKTTPRLHPEQYLYIYELQGGSPSAALELEDLLGVWPEANYTYLFFGSPAEERIGSFLEAHPEYRLNGRYQMRYKQWQQLAVREPVQVDRFKIITSKQNVSLAPGEILLLIDPGVMFGSGLHPTTRGCLQALSRLYADENPSTVVDLGTGTGILAIGAVKLGATRVEAIDLNPLAVSTARANCRRNKVADRIVVRSGDARDNLPEAELLCVNIHFDFLQELLSRPELYRYQWAIMGGFLTAKLEEVLRSIPSRMTTICEPIVEQGWATLLLQNRQ
- a CDS encoding radical SAM protein produces the protein MIEQGPIRPPSESKSLFLRLTRNCPWNRCLFCPVYKGTQFSRRSTADIKKEIDTLRQVVEEIQEISWKLGFGGKISSAVMTRLQVAKNYHYLYRQVAIWLYHGEGTVFLQDANSLILKPQVLAEILRYLRTQIPGIRRVTSYARSSTLARRTLADLQMLKEAGLDRIHIGLESGYDPVLRFMKKGCTAAEHIEAGRMVRQAGITLSEYVMPGLGGKTWWREHAVATGEVLNQINPDYIRLRSLRVPKTTPLYQKVEAAELELLDDDAVVREIRLFIETLDGITSTITSDHIMNLLEEICGTMPVDKEKMLAVADRYLALPEEERLLFKVGRWGGAYRSLNDLEDHTLRAKIEQAIRQWNLDEPEQVNLFIKEMADQYI
- a CDS encoding cyclic nucleotide-binding domain-containing protein gives rise to the protein MHLSRTVEYQNGEHILQEGKETQDIVFVLLEGQAKVIKNTEKGPMTLALLEEGDIFGEAAFLAQRQGKRSASIVANGQVKVGVLDQQKLEAEYNKLSPTFKKLLRDLALRFTKTTALTARLAPKRLKAPSMGGVEQRRGKALQALRIKVDYLPAKKTGYDSFSGQDSYKGMLLDLAPTCKGLELYTVSFSKLSHPIGGKFIFGFTLPGKPMMRIPGQIAWLRELGGNKARMGIQFTESNPYFEKIIKEFLREISP